One genomic segment of Aquamicrobium lusatiense includes these proteins:
- the rseP gene encoding RIP metalloprotease RseP, whose translation MNDIWQALFSTEGILLGTLVPFLFVLTVVVFVHEMGHYLVGRACGIGVQAFSIGFGPELVGFNDRRGTRWKLCAIPLGGYVKFAGDMNVTSSPVGDDAGPELSEAERRVAFHTQPVWKRAATVFAGPLFNFLLTIAVFAVMFSIHGRYVAEPMVATVNAGSPAEEAGIMPGDRFVSVNGEKVETFADVQRLVSGRAGDALTFVMLRDGREVSLTATPQPMEQEDALGNKIKVAVIGVVNNQELGQPRLITYTPVEALSAAVTETGHIIERTGQFMKRFAFGREDKCQLGGPVKIAGMSAQAAKLGFDWLVQLVALLSVGIGILNLLPIPPLDGGHLLFYAMEVVLRRPVTERTMEAVYKVGMFVVLGFMGFVFWNDLFGC comes from the coding sequence TTGAACGACATCTGGCAGGCGCTGTTCAGCACCGAAGGTATATTGCTCGGTACTCTGGTGCCGTTTCTTTTCGTGCTGACCGTGGTCGTGTTCGTTCACGAGATGGGACATTACCTCGTCGGCCGCGCCTGCGGCATCGGCGTGCAGGCCTTTTCCATCGGCTTCGGGCCGGAGCTTGTGGGTTTCAATGATCGGCGTGGCACCCGCTGGAAGCTGTGCGCCATACCGCTTGGCGGTTATGTGAAATTCGCGGGTGACATGAATGTCACCTCCAGCCCTGTGGGCGATGATGCGGGCCCGGAGCTGAGCGAAGCTGAACGTCGCGTCGCGTTTCATACGCAGCCGGTCTGGAAGCGGGCGGCGACCGTCTTCGCCGGTCCGCTTTTCAATTTCCTGCTCACCATCGCGGTGTTTGCGGTGATGTTTTCGATCCATGGCCGTTATGTCGCCGAGCCGATGGTTGCCACCGTCAACGCGGGCAGCCCCGCAGAGGAAGCCGGCATCATGCCCGGCGACCGCTTCGTCAGCGTCAATGGCGAGAAGGTGGAAACCTTCGCGGATGTGCAGCGGCTGGTTTCGGGCCGGGCAGGCGATGCGCTTACCTTTGTCATGCTGCGGGACGGACGCGAGGTCAGCCTGACCGCGACGCCGCAGCCGATGGAGCAGGAAGATGCGCTGGGCAACAAGATCAAGGTTGCCGTCATCGGCGTGGTCAACAATCAGGAGCTCGGCCAGCCGCGGCTGATCACCTACACGCCTGTCGAGGCTCTGTCAGCCGCCGTGACGGAAACCGGCCACATCATCGAGCGTACCGGCCAGTTCATGAAGCGATTCGCGTTCGGTCGGGAGGATAAATGCCAGCTCGGTGGGCCGGTGAAGATCGCCGGCATGTCGGCGCAGGCCGCCAAACTGGGCTTCGACTGGCTTGTGCAGCTCGTGGCGCTGCTTTCCGTGGGGATAGGCATCCTGAATCTTTTGCCGATTCCGCCACTCGATGGTGGACATCTGCTTTTCTATGCTATGGAGGTCGTTCTGCGGCGGCCCGTGACAGAACGCACGATGGAAGCCGTATACAAGGTTGGCATGTTCGTGGTTCTCGGCTTCATGGGATTCGTGTTCTGGAACGACCTGTTTGGCTGTTGA
- a CDS encoding isoprenyl transferase produces MTSPTHVAIIMDGNGRWAKSRGLPRVAGHRAGVEALRNLVRAMPDFGISVLTVYAFSSENWSRPKSEVTDLMGLLKLFIRRDLAELHRNGVRVRIIGDRATLQPDIGGLLEEAENLTRENTNLTLVIAFNYGSRDEIVRAARKLAEAAVRGEILPQQIEMDDITRSLDTADIPDPDLVIRTSGELRLSNFLLWQAAYSELVFVPCYWPDFGSDHLAEALRDYAGRERRFGGLSPEEAVAPAIVR; encoded by the coding sequence ATGACAAGCCCAACGCATGTTGCGATCATTATGGACGGAAATGGGCGCTGGGCGAAATCCCGGGGCTTGCCGCGCGTTGCCGGTCACCGGGCCGGTGTCGAGGCCCTGCGCAACCTTGTCCGCGCCATGCCGGATTTCGGCATCTCCGTCCTGACCGTCTACGCATTTTCATCCGAAAACTGGTCGAGGCCCAAGTCCGAGGTTACGGATCTCATGGGCCTGCTGAAGCTGTTCATCCGCCGAGATCTGGCCGAGCTTCACAGAAACGGCGTTCGTGTCCGGATCATCGGAGACCGTGCAACCCTCCAGCCCGACATAGGTGGCCTGCTGGAAGAGGCTGAAAACCTTACGCGCGAGAACACCAATCTCACGCTGGTCATCGCTTTCAACTATGGCAGCCGCGACGAGATCGTGCGCGCGGCGCGCAAGCTGGCGGAAGCTGCCGTTCGTGGAGAAATTCTGCCTCAGCAGATCGAGATGGACGACATCACCCGGTCGCTCGACACGGCCGACATTCCTGATCCCGACCTCGTGATCCGCACCAGTGGCGAGTTGCGCCTGTCCAATTTTCTCCTTTGGCAGGCAGCCTACAGCGAGCTTGTATTCGTTCCGTGTTACTGGCCGGATTTCGGCAGCGATCATCTGGCGGAAGCATTGCGTGATTATGCGGGACGCGAGCGCCGGTTCGGCGGGCTTTCGCCTGAGGAGGCCGTGGCGCCGGCAATCGTGCGATGA
- the tsf gene encoding translation elongation factor Ts → MSISAAQVKELRELTGAGMMDCKAALAETNGDMEAAVDWLRKKGIAKADKKAGRTAAEGLIGVDQGLREAALVEVNSETDFVARNEAFQQIVGNIAKVALAFGDTEAVAAANYPGSDKTVTDTIKDAVGTIGENLSFRRSAKLVVSEGAVATYVHNAVADNLGKLGVLVAIETAGDAQKAAAFGRQVAMHIAAINPMALDIDALDPAAVEREKAIFSEQARQSGKPENIIEKMVEGRLRKFYEEVVLLKQSFVLNPDVTVADALKEAEKEIGAPAKITAYLRFALGEGIEKEETDFAAEVAATVKK, encoded by the coding sequence ATGAGCATTTCAGCAGCACAGGTCAAAGAGCTCCGCGAGCTTACCGGCGCGGGTATGATGGACTGTAAGGCCGCCCTTGCCGAGACCAATGGCGACATGGAAGCTGCGGTCGACTGGCTGCGCAAGAAGGGTATCGCCAAGGCAGACAAGAAGGCCGGCCGCACGGCAGCCGAAGGTCTGATCGGCGTCGATCAGGGGCTGCGCGAGGCAGCGCTGGTCGAGGTCAATTCCGAGACCGACTTCGTCGCCCGTAACGAGGCTTTCCAGCAGATCGTCGGCAACATCGCCAAGGTCGCCCTTGCATTCGGCGACACCGAGGCTGTCGCTGCTGCGAACTATCCGGGTTCCGACAAGACCGTCACCGACACCATCAAGGATGCGGTCGGCACCATCGGTGAAAATCTGAGCTTCCGCCGCTCCGCCAAGCTCGTGGTCTCCGAAGGCGCGGTGGCCACCTATGTGCACAACGCGGTTGCCGACAATCTGGGCAAGCTCGGCGTGCTGGTCGCCATTGAAACCGCAGGCGACGCGCAGAAGGCTGCTGCCTTCGGCCGTCAGGTTGCCATGCACATCGCCGCGATCAATCCTATGGCGCTCGACATCGACGCCCTGGATCCGGCCGCCGTCGAGCGTGAGAAGGCCATCTTCTCCGAGCAGGCTCGCCAGTCGGGCAAGCCCGAGAACATCATCGAGAAGATGGTCGAGGGTCGTCTGCGCAAGTTCTACGAGGAAGTCGTTCTCCTCAAGCAGTCTTTCGTTCTCAATCCCGACGTCACCGTCGCGGACGCGCTGAAGGAAGCAGAGAAGGAAATCGGTGCTCCGGCTAAGATCACCGCTTATCTCCGCTTTGCTCTCGGCGAGGGTATCGAGAAGGAAGAAACCGACTTTGCAGCCGAGGTTGCAGCGACGGTCAAGAAGTAA
- the frr gene encoding ribosome recycling factor, producing the protein MSGNFEDLKRRMDGAINAFKQDLASLRTGRASSNLLDAIQVQAYGSAMPINQVATVAVPEPRMISVSVWDKSMVGAVDRAIREANLGFNPIVDGNNLRIPLPELNEQRRKELVKISHTYAENARVAVRHVRRDGMDALKKAEKDGDISEDDQRKQSDQVQKLTDETISSIDSLLAEKETEIMQV; encoded by the coding sequence ATGAGCGGCAATTTTGAAGACCTGAAGCGGCGCATGGACGGCGCAATCAACGCATTCAAGCAGGATCTGGCTTCCCTGCGCACCGGGCGCGCTTCCTCGAACCTGCTCGATGCGATTCAGGTTCAGGCCTATGGCTCGGCCATGCCTATCAATCAGGTGGCTACCGTGGCCGTTCCCGAGCCGCGTATGATTTCAGTCTCCGTGTGGGACAAGTCGATGGTTGGCGCGGTGGATCGCGCGATTCGTGAGGCCAATCTCGGTTTCAATCCGATCGTTGATGGCAACAATCTGCGTATTCCGCTGCCGGAGCTCAACGAGCAGCGCCGCAAGGAGCTGGTCAAGATCTCTCACACCTATGCCGAGAACGCGCGCGTTGCCGTGCGCCATGTTCGCCGGGACGGCATGGATGCCCTGAAAAAGGCCGAAAAGGACGGGGATATCAGCGAGGATGATCAGCGCAAGCAGTCGGATCAGGTTCAGAAGCTGACCGACGAAACGATTTCCTCCATCGACAGCCTTCTGGCCGAGAAGGAAACGGAGATCATGCAGGTTTAA
- the pyrH gene encoding UMP kinase: MTGRLPYRRVLLKASGEALMGDQHFGIDVSVVDRIASDIAEARSLGIEVGVVIGGGNIFRGVAVASKGGDRVTGDHMGMLATVINSLALRTSLIKIGVDAVVLSAIAMPELCESFSQRQATAYMDQGKVVIFAGGTGNPFFTTDSAAALRAAEIGADALFKGTQVDGVYSADPKKDPSATRFERITHAEVINRGLSIMDTAAIALARENNIPIIVYSIHAQGGFGEILRGGGRCTVVADD, from the coding sequence ATGACGGGCAGGCTTCCTTACCGACGGGTATTGTTGAAAGCGTCGGGCGAGGCCCTGATGGGAGACCAGCATTTCGGGATCGACGTTTCCGTCGTCGACCGTATCGCCTCCGACATCGCGGAAGCCCGCAGCCTCGGCATCGAGGTCGGCGTCGTCATTGGCGGCGGCAATATTTTTCGCGGCGTGGCTGTAGCCTCCAAGGGCGGGGACCGCGTGACCGGCGACCACATGGGTATGCTCGCCACGGTGATCAATTCGCTTGCGCTGCGGACCTCGCTGATCAAGATCGGTGTCGATGCGGTCGTTCTCTCGGCGATCGCCATGCCTGAGCTGTGCGAGAGTTTTTCGCAGCGGCAGGCAACCGCCTATATGGATCAGGGCAAGGTGGTGATCTTCGCGGGCGGCACGGGCAATCCCTTTTTCACGACAGATTCGGCCGCAGCCCTTCGCGCTGCCGAAATCGGCGCCGATGCGCTGTTCAAGGGCACGCAGGTCGACGGCGTCTATTCGGCGGATCCGAAGAAGGACCCTTCCGCAACCCGCTTCGAGCGCATTACCCATGCCGAGGTGATCAATCGTGGCCTTTCCATCATGGATACGGCTGCAATTGCCCTTGCGCGGGAAAACAACATTCCGATAATCGTCTACTCAATCCATGCACAGGGTGGATTTGGAGAGATTCTGCGAGGCGGTGGCCGCTGCACGGTCGTTGCCGACGATTGA
- the bamA gene encoding outer membrane protein assembly factor BamA codes for MKAASKFLSAASAAALSAALVVPGAFTVQLMSVSAAEAAVVSRIEVRGNSRIDADTVRNQIAIKPGRAFSSADVDNAVKTLFATGMFSDVRINQVGSSLVVTVSEYQIVNQVMFQGNKKVKDAQLSGAVQLKPRSPYSQAAVDADIEAIKDAYRRVGREDAAVTSQVVDLGNNRVNVIFNVVEGGRTKIAAVNFVGNQAFSSRRLSDVVNTKRSNFMSFLLRDDVYSDDKLRADEELLRRFYYNRGYADFQVVSSFGELDEATNQYTVTITVDEGPRYTFGDVSVDSSIGEIDPNSLQSLVQTRSGAVYSAKAVEDTLIALTERVAERGYAFAQVTPRGDRNFENRTISVVYTVDQGAKAYIERIEIRGNSRTRDYVIRREFDLSEGDAFNQVLVQRAKKRIEALDYFERVEISTAPGSEPDQVVLVLDVVEKSTGEFSIGAGYSTGGDTPGASVQGSVTERNFLGRGQYIRLSAGGGKDSRDFMVSFTEPYFLGRRIAAGFDIFKSTREYKRYDSEVTGATVRFGLPITENITTQLAYNYSQEKYKYRDSCVDNTTGLYDPVACGTLPQAIHDAIADGTWDKSSVSANLVYNTIDDMKNPHYGIFANVGAEVAGLGGDAKFIKFTARGSVYHTLSEEMDIVGLLTAGAGHVESYGSKELRVFDHFKSNDRIIRGFDYNGIGPYDSTDYDGHLGGTTYFHASAEAQFPLPAIPESFGLRGAVFADAATLYGNKTGTNLASTDSKWRASVGVGLMWASPFGPLRIDYAVPVAKESTDKVQEFNFGMSTRF; via the coding sequence ATGAAGGCAGCATCCAAGTTTCTGAGCGCCGCTTCCGCGGCGGCATTGTCCGCCGCGCTGGTCGTTCCGGGCGCGTTCACAGTACAGTTGATGTCAGTGTCTGCCGCTGAGGCTGCTGTGGTCAGCCGCATCGAGGTTCGCGGAAATTCGCGCATCGATGCCGATACGGTTCGCAACCAGATCGCGATCAAGCCGGGTCGCGCGTTCTCCAGCGCCGATGTGGACAATGCGGTGAAGACCCTGTTCGCCACGGGCATGTTCTCGGACGTGCGCATCAATCAGGTTGGTTCGTCTCTGGTCGTGACGGTGTCTGAGTATCAGATCGTCAATCAGGTCATGTTCCAGGGCAACAAGAAGGTTAAGGACGCACAGCTTTCGGGCGCCGTGCAGCTGAAGCCGCGCAGCCCCTATTCGCAGGCGGCTGTCGATGCGGATATCGAAGCCATCAAGGATGCCTATCGTCGCGTCGGCCGTGAGGATGCAGCTGTCACCTCACAGGTGGTCGATCTCGGCAACAATCGCGTCAATGTCATTTTCAATGTGGTTGAGGGCGGGCGGACCAAGATTGCTGCGGTGAATTTTGTCGGCAATCAGGCGTTCAGCAGCCGTAGGCTGTCCGATGTCGTCAACACCAAGCGCTCCAACTTCATGTCTTTCCTGCTGCGGGATGACGTCTACAGCGACGACAAGCTGCGCGCTGACGAAGAACTGCTGCGCCGCTTCTACTACAATCGCGGCTATGCCGATTTCCAGGTCGTGTCGTCCTTCGGCGAGCTGGATGAAGCCACCAATCAGTACACGGTCACCATCACCGTCGACGAAGGTCCTCGCTACACCTTTGGCGATGTGAGCGTCGATAGCTCGATCGGTGAGATCGATCCGAATTCACTCCAGTCGCTGGTTCAGACCCGCTCGGGCGCGGTTTACAGCGCCAAGGCGGTTGAGGACACGCTGATTGCACTGACCGAGCGTGTTGCCGAGCGCGGCTATGCCTTCGCGCAGGTGACGCCGCGTGGCGACCGCAATTTCGAGAACCGCACTATTTCGGTGGTCTATACTGTCGATCAGGGCGCCAAGGCCTATATCGAGCGGATCGAGATCCGTGGAAACAGCCGTACGCGTGACTATGTGATCCGTCGCGAGTTCGACCTGAGCGAGGGTGATGCCTTCAACCAGGTGCTCGTCCAGCGCGCGAAGAAGCGCATCGAAGCCCTTGATTACTTCGAGCGCGTCGAGATTTCGACGGCGCCGGGCTCCGAGCCGGATCAGGTTGTTCTGGTTCTCGATGTGGTTGAGAAGTCCACCGGTGAATTCTCCATCGGTGCCGGTTACTCGACCGGTGGCGACACGCCCGGTGCATCCGTGCAGGGTTCCGTCACCGAGCGCAACTTCCTCGGCCGCGGCCAGTATATCCGCCTGTCGGCGGGCGGCGGCAAGGATTCGCGCGACTTCATGGTCTCCTTCACCGAGCCGTACTTCCTCGGTCGTCGCATTGCCGCTGGTTTCGACATCTTCAAGTCAACCCGCGAGTACAAGCGCTATGACAGTGAAGTGACCGGCGCAACCGTCCGCTTCGGTCTGCCGATCACCGAAAACATCACGACGCAGCTTGCTTATAACTACTCACAGGAGAAGTATAAGTATCGTGATAGCTGTGTGGACAATACTACCGGGCTTTATGATCCTGTTGCTTGTGGAACGCTTCCGCAGGCTATCCATGATGCTATAGCGGATGGTACCTGGGATAAATCTTCGGTTAGTGCGAACTTGGTGTATAACACCATCGATGACATGAAGAATCCGCACTATGGCATTTTCGCTAATGTTGGCGCTGAAGTTGCCGGCCTTGGTGGCGATGCGAAGTTTATCAAGTTTACTGCGCGCGGATCCGTGTATCATACGCTCTCCGAGGAAATGGATATTGTCGGCTTGCTCACTGCCGGCGCTGGCCATGTGGAAAGCTATGGCAGCAAGGAATTGCGGGTGTTCGATCATTTCAAGAGTAATGATCGCATCATTCGCGGCTTCGATTACAATGGCATCGGCCCTTATGATAGCACCGACTATGACGGTCATCTTGGCGGCACCACCTACTTCCACGCCTCGGCAGAAGCACAATTCCCGCTGCCGGCTATTCCGGAAAGCTTTGGCCTGCGTGGCGCAGTGTTCGCTGATGCCGCTACCCTTTATGGCAACAAGACGGGTACAAATCTGGCCTCGACCGACTCCAAGTGGCGTGCCTCGGTCGGTGTGGGCCTGATGTGGGCTTCGCCTTTCGGTCCGCTGCGTATCGATTACGCGGTTCCTGTGGCCAAGGAATCGACCGACAAGGTGCAGGAGTTCAACTTCGGCATGTCGACACGCTTCTAA
- a CDS encoding phosphatidate cytidylyltransferase, whose protein sequence is MSNLQLRIISGVILAAVVLTLTWLGGVPFRFLAVLIAGAVFYEWTRMTRQAPARGLELLPEALMAVLLVALALGVPALTFLALTLAGVVILIAFGVARGTGQWDAAGLAYASLSGFALAYIRGADHAGFLAILFLFAVVWTTDTLAYFVGRAVGGPKLTPAISPGKTWSGAIGGTVAGVVAGVLVVTLAGTGNQGLAGLAALLLSIVSQIGDLFESWVKRRHGAKDSSQLIPGHGGVMDRVDGLVVAALALYVIGSLAASPDSPAQGLFGG, encoded by the coding sequence ATGAGCAACCTTCAGCTGAGAATCATATCGGGCGTCATTCTTGCCGCCGTTGTCCTCACGCTCACCTGGCTGGGCGGTGTGCCGTTCCGCTTTCTGGCTGTCCTCATTGCAGGGGCGGTTTTCTACGAGTGGACGCGGATGACGCGTCAGGCTCCCGCCCGGGGGCTGGAACTGCTTCCCGAAGCTCTGATGGCTGTGCTGCTGGTGGCGCTGGCGCTCGGCGTGCCCGCATTGACCTTTCTGGCGCTGACGCTCGCTGGTGTCGTCATTCTTATTGCTTTCGGAGTGGCTCGCGGCACAGGTCAGTGGGACGCTGCGGGGCTGGCCTATGCGTCACTGTCCGGTTTTGCGCTGGCTTATATTCGTGGTGCTGATCACGCTGGTTTTCTGGCAATCCTGTTTTTGTTCGCCGTCGTCTGGACCACCGACACGCTGGCCTATTTTGTTGGCCGCGCGGTTGGCGGGCCAAAGCTTACTCCTGCCATTTCGCCGGGCAAGACGTGGAGCGGGGCCATTGGCGGCACTGTCGCAGGCGTGGTGGCGGGCGTTCTGGTCGTTACTTTGGCCGGAACGGGCAATCAGGGGCTCGCAGGACTTGCCGCCTTGCTTCTTTCGATCGTGTCGCAGATTGGCGACCTGTTCGAATCTTGGGTAAAACGGCGGCACGGCGCGAAGGACTCCAGCCAGCTCATTCCGGGGCATGGCGGCGTGATGGACCGGGTTGACGGACTTGTCGTGGCGGCACTCGCGCTTTACGTCATCGGCAGTCTGGCGGCTTCCCCCGACAGTCCGGCACAGGGTCTGTTTGGAGGGTAG
- a CDS encoding DUF4031 domain-containing protein, protein MAVYVDAPIWHFAGRRWCHLMADDTAELHGFAARLGLKLSSYQGPPKTSAPHYDITGLERDRALRLGAVECSREEIVAIFRRVRVSSRGRAFRKAA, encoded by the coding sequence ATGGCGGTCTATGTGGATGCCCCCATATGGCACTTCGCGGGCCGGCGCTGGTGTCATCTGATGGCCGACGATACTGCCGAACTGCATGGTTTCGCGGCGCGGCTCGGGTTGAAGCTGTCTTCCTATCAGGGGCCGCCGAAGACATCCGCACCGCATTACGACATCACCGGTCTTGAGCGCGACCGCGCGCTGCGACTGGGCGCTGTCGAATGCAGCCGTGAGGAGATCGTGGCGATCTTCCGGCGCGTGCGCGTGTCGAGCCGGGGCAGGGCGTTTCGCAAGGCAGCGTGA
- the lpxD gene encoding UDP-3-O-(3-hydroxymyristoyl)glucosamine N-acyltransferase — protein MTDPVFFVPSRHYTAGEVATLTGSTLANPAYSDTVIKTIASALEGGDHALVFVDGKRNEALMANLHAAAVLCPVELADKAPTGVAVLVNPRAQQAFAHIGRLMFPAAATPVPSTSERSVSPQAHVDPTAAIEPGAIVEAGAVVGPGVAIGSGTVIAPNAVIGASCRIGRNSYIGPNVAVQYALIGDRVIIHGGARIGQDGFGFVPGAKGPERMPQIGRVVIQDDVEVGSNTTVDRGAMADTIIGEGTKIDNLVQIAHNVRIGRGCVIAGQCGISGSVTLGDFVMLGGRVGIADHISVGDRVQVAASSGLMYDIPAGERWAGMPAQPMRDFFRELSAIRAFTKSSKGEKNG, from the coding sequence ATGACCGATCCGGTGTTTTTCGTGCCCTCACGCCATTATACGGCGGGTGAGGTGGCTACTCTTACTGGATCGACGCTGGCGAATCCGGCCTATTCCGACACGGTTATAAAAACCATCGCCTCAGCCCTCGAAGGCGGAGACCATGCGCTGGTGTTCGTCGACGGCAAGCGCAACGAAGCGCTGATGGCGAACCTGCACGCCGCTGCCGTTCTCTGCCCCGTCGAACTGGCCGACAAGGCGCCGACAGGCGTGGCCGTTCTCGTCAACCCGCGTGCGCAGCAGGCTTTTGCCCATATCGGGCGGCTGATGTTTCCCGCTGCCGCAACACCCGTTCCGTCTACGTCAGAGCGGAGTGTGTCGCCGCAGGCGCATGTGGACCCCACAGCTGCCATCGAGCCCGGTGCAATCGTTGAAGCGGGCGCAGTCGTCGGGCCCGGCGTTGCAATCGGGTCGGGTACTGTCATTGCCCCTAACGCGGTGATCGGCGCCTCCTGCCGGATCGGCCGCAACAGCTATATCGGCCCGAATGTGGCCGTTCAGTATGCCCTGATCGGTGACCGCGTCATTATCCATGGCGGTGCGCGCATCGGGCAGGACGGCTTTGGCTTCGTTCCCGGCGCGAAGGGCCCGGAACGGATGCCGCAGATCGGGCGGGTCGTTATTCAGGACGATGTCGAGGTCGGTTCCAACACGACGGTGGATCGTGGCGCGATGGCCGATACGATTATCGGTGAGGGCACGAAAATCGACAACCTCGTCCAGATCGCCCACAATGTGCGCATCGGGCGAGGCTGTGTGATTGCCGGCCAGTGCGGCATTTCGGGATCGGTCACATTGGGCGATTTCGTCATGCTGGGTGGCCGCGTTGGCATTGCGGACCACATCAGCGTGGGCGACCGGGTGCAGGTCGCCGCGTCCTCGGGTCTGATGTATGATATTCCCGCAGGAGAGCGCTGGGCAGGTATGCCGGCACAGCCGATGCGGGATTTCTTCCGTGAATTGTCGGCCATCCGTGCATTCACCAAGTCATCTAAAGGGGAAAAGAATGGCTGA
- the rpsB gene encoding 30S ribosomal protein S2, whose amino-acid sequence MAVPDFTMRELLEAGAHFGHQTHRWNPKMAPYIYGARNNVHIIDLSQTVPLLHQALKQVSDVVSRGGRVLFVGTKRQASDIVADAAQRSAQYYVNSRWLGGMLTNWKTISNSIQRLRKLDELLASDAQGFTKKERLNLEREREKLDKALGGIKDMGSTPDLMFVIDTNKEAIAILEAKRLGIPVVAIIDSNCDPDKVDFPIPGNDDAARAIQLYCDLIAKAAIDGIARQQGALGIDIGASAEAPVEPALTETPAGEASPEA is encoded by the coding sequence ATGGCAGTGCCAGATTTCACCATGCGCGAGCTTCTTGAAGCAGGCGCGCACTTCGGCCACCAGACCCACCGCTGGAACCCGAAGATGGCCCCATACATCTATGGCGCCCGTAACAACGTCCACATCATCGATCTGTCGCAGACGGTTCCGCTGCTGCATCAGGCCCTGAAGCAGGTTTCGGATGTCGTCTCCCGCGGCGGTCGCGTCCTGTTCGTCGGCACCAAGCGTCAGGCTTCGGACATCGTTGCCGACGCTGCCCAGCGTTCGGCTCAGTACTACGTCAACTCGCGCTGGCTCGGCGGCATGCTGACCAACTGGAAGACGATCTCCAACTCGATCCAGCGCCTGCGCAAGCTCGACGAGCTTCTGGCCAGCGATGCACAGGGCTTCACCAAGAAGGAGCGCCTGAACCTTGAGCGCGAGCGCGAGAAGCTCGACAAGGCCCTCGGCGGCATCAAGGACATGGGCTCCACGCCGGACCTGATGTTCGTCATCGACACCAACAAGGAAGCGATCGCCATTCTGGAAGCCAAGCGTCTTGGCATTCCTGTGGTTGCCATCATCGATTCGAACTGCGACCCGGACAAGGTGGACTTCCCGATCCCCGGCAACGACGACGCTGCCCGCGCAATCCAGCTTTATTGCGATCTGATCGCCAAGGCTGCGATCGACGGCATCGCCCGTCAGCAGGGCGCGCTCGGCATCGATATCGGCGCTTCGGCAGAGGCTCCCGTCGAGCCGGCACTGACCGAAACGCCCGCTGGCGAAGCATCGCCGGAAGCCTGA
- a CDS encoding cell envelope integrity EipB family protein, translating to MRATRLAYTAILLPTIFSTVPAFAAPVLQPHRAVYDISLNKANERSGITGISGRMVYEFDGSQCDGYTVKFRLVTRISTTDAMRMTDQQTTTFEDGDGKTFSFVTKSFVDQNLEKEVKGTAHREQDSVRVDIDKPEPNTVTLDLTQFPTQHMFELIDKAEKGENFYETSLYDGSEDADRTMLTTVVIGKPAEADGKDPELPVLATLKKDKFWPVDIAYFNPAETDGGEEMPEYRISFKMHANGLTRDLQMDYGDFSMTGKLVDLSLFDGARAGSCKK from the coding sequence ATGCGCGCAACGCGCCTTGCCTATACCGCCATCCTGCTTCCGACCATTTTTTCCACCGTTCCAGCCTTTGCAGCACCGGTTCTGCAGCCCCACCGCGCCGTTTATGACATCTCTCTGAACAAGGCTAACGAGCGCTCCGGCATCACCGGCATATCGGGGCGCATGGTGTATGAGTTCGACGGCTCGCAATGCGACGGCTACACGGTCAAGTTCCGTCTGGTCACGCGCATCAGCACCACCGACGCCATGCGCATGACCGACCAGCAGACGACGACCTTCGAGGATGGCGACGGCAAGACGTTTTCCTTCGTCACCAAATCCTTCGTCGACCAGAATCTGGAAAAGGAAGTGAAGGGCACCGCCCATCGCGAGCAGGATTCGGTGCGCGTCGACATCGACAAGCCTGAGCCGAACACGGTGACGCTCGATCTCACCCAGTTCCCGACCCAGCACATGTTCGAGCTGATCGACAAGGCGGAGAAGGGCGAGAACTTCTACGAGACCAGCCTGTATGACGGTTCGGAAGATGCCGACCGCACCATGCTGACCACCGTCGTCATCGGAAAGCCGGCCGAAGCGGACGGCAAGGATCCCGAGCTTCCGGTTCTGGCAACGCTGAAAAAGGACAAGTTCTGGCCGGTCGATATCGCTTATTTCAATCCCGCTGAAACCGACGGCGGCGAGGAAATGCCGGAATACCGCATCAGCTTCAAGATGCATGCAAACGGGCTGACACGTGATCTGCAGATGGATTACGGCGACTTCTCGATGACCGGGAAGCTTGTCGATCTGTCGCTGTTCGATGGAGCCCGCGCCGGCTCCTGCAAGAAGTAA